Genomic segment of Juglans microcarpa x Juglans regia isolate MS1-56 chromosome 7S, Jm3101_v1.0, whole genome shotgun sequence:
TTCGGGTACCCGTTGCGAAATTGTTGACGTGACATTAGCCACGTcaactttatattatattaaaaaaaaagaaaaaaagaagaagaaaaggatgaAAAGGAGAAACGAGCGCCAAACTGAGTTTGAGAAGACTAAACCAGAAACCATTTTGCACAGAAACCATTCTGTGGGAGTTCCGTTCTTCATCGTGGTCCGATTGCACTGAAAAGAAAAGCACCAGAAATGTTCTTGCGCTGAAAAGAAAAGCATCGGAACCCATTTTGCGCTAAAGAAAGTGTGGCACCAGAACCCATTTTGCGCAGAAACCATTCTGCGCGAGTTCCGTTCTTCATCGTGATCCGATTGCACTGAAAAGAAAAGCACCATAAATGTTCTtgcattgaaaagaaaagcacCGAAACCCATTTTGCGCTGAAGAAAGTGTGGCGCCAGAACCCACTTTGCACAGAAACCATTTTGCAAACCGCGGGTTTGTCGTTCTTCATCGAGTTCCGAAACTATTTTGCTGCGAAAAGAAAAGCGGGTTCGTCGTTCTTCAAGTGAGTGCCGTCGTACCCATGCTCTGTTTTatgcaattttgtttttatttttcttgatttttcttcatCGTGTTCTTGTTGTCTTCCATGGCCtgagcattttttttccttctgttttaTGCATCTAAGCTTTTTTGTTGTGGGTATGCTctgttttagtattttttttttctatttttgtatatttttcgcCACCCAGTGTGACAAAGCCGCGATAGCCTTTCTTCTACTTGTATATTCCTCAAGAAATGACACCGTCAGGTATTTATTCAACCTGTGTATTTATTCTAGAACTGATGCACGGAAATTTATTCAGCCTGTGTATTCATAAACAGGACTGGTTTATCCTAGAATAAAAAAAGTCTAGCACTTTCTGTAGATGTTTATTAAGCTGGTTATGGTTTCTCCGTAGATGCATTTCACACAGAACAACTCTTAGAGTGCATTGGCAAGCTTAAATCTGGTCAGCTGTAGcaatatacaattttaagaaCCATCAAAGGTGCTCTGATAGTTTTAGACAggtatattttatgttttaaaattaaccTTCCAATTGGGGTGCAAGTTGATGTCGGGCTTGTGCTCTTGGTAAAGTTTTTGCAAATGTTTGATGTCTCTTTTAACAAGTTAATGCAGACAGAAAAATATGAAGTTGGGACCTGTAATTTAATGGTCTGACCCCTAATGTGGATTCTGAGTGTACCTGCCGTATTTCCTCCCATTCAAACCCCAACCCGATACCTTCATAGACCAGACATACTAGAAATACAACTGTCAACAAGATTAGGAGGGTTGTAGTTGGTGTggaatatataaactatatatctaCTCAGAGATAAGCATTAATaagctttaaaaaaacaaatgaagagaaaagataattttaaataactaaaaataaataaatttaggtCATGGTGTCAATTTTCAGATGTGTAAAATTACAATCAGATGTGTAAAGTTACAATGATGGTGGTGGGTGCCTCTCAATGGTTGGCTGATTCCATAGTGATTTTCCCTCTCATATAAGTTACAAAACCAacaacttttttctttattgcgttattattttggaattatgtAGTTCATCTCCTCTCGGCatgggaaaaggagaagaacACTCATCTCCCCAAACACAATCTAGCTCAAATCTCCCAACCGctgtatgttatattttttacaaatttgctttatttcggtgttgagttgatatttatttgcaaaatacataaataacttGTGTAATAACATGGTAGGATATACCATCAAGTAACCGGTACTTTGTAAATTACACCAGTGCTGGTTACTACGGACCACTTCCTGCGTGTCCAATGCCTTTTCCGCCATATCCAGATGGCGGCCAATATCCAACAAACATTCAAGTGGTGATACaattgtgttcttttttttttttttttttgtttgtataagttggcattttttttagtttaatgtcattgattttttttttctttttgcagaatGCTGGTTACCCGACTTCTCTCATGACTACAAGCTCTGCTACGAGTGGAAGAGTTGATATAGAGGAACCACCTCAATGTAGAGAAACTGATATTCCATGTACCTCTGGAATAGTTGAAGAAAGCAAAGAAGATAGACCATATTCACAAGAAACTGAGGATGGCATTGCCGGGATAGAGCAATTAGAGGATAAAGTTGGTGGTGATACTATTGAAGAGTCAAAGTCGGGAATgaaatttaattcttttgaagaattaatggatTATTATAAGCAGTATGGTAAGAAATCAGGGTTTGGGGTAATGATAAGAAGGACTGATAAGGAGGATGATGAGACTGTCCGATATGTGACTCTTGGTTGTGCCCGTGGTGGGAAGGCCCGGAATAGGACGTTGAATGTCGCCAGACGATGTCCAACGGGAAAGACagaatgtaaggcaaagattaatgccttaaaagttgATGGAAAGTTCCGGTTGACAACAGTTCGTAATATCCATAACCATAGTCTTAGTCCAAATAAATCTCACTTCTTtcgatgtaatagagaagtgagtgacTCTGTAAAAAGAGTCCTAGATATAAATGATATGGCTGGCATccgaatgaataagagtttcgGATCTCTCATCGTTGGCGTTGGTGGATTCGAGAACCtttcatttttagaaaaagGATTGTCGTAATTATATCGACAAG
This window contains:
- the LOC121240813 gene encoding uncharacterized protein LOC121240813; this translates as MVVGASQCSSPLGMGKGEEHSSPQTQSSSNLPTADIPSSNRYFVNYTSAGYYGPLPACPMPFPPYPDGGQYPTSSATSGRVDIEEPPQCRETDIPCTSGIVEESKEDRPYSQETEDGIAGIEQLEDKVGGDTIEESKSGMKFNSFEELMDYYKQYGKKSGFGVMIRRTDKEDDETVRYVTLGCARGGKARNRTLNVARRCPTGKTECKAKINALKVDGKFRLTTVRNIHNHSLSPNKSHFFRCNREVSDSVKRVLDINDMAGIRMNKSFGSLIVGVGGFENLSFLEKGLS